The Argiope bruennichi chromosome 9, qqArgBrue1.1, whole genome shotgun sequence genome contains a region encoding:
- the LOC129984360 gene encoding sterol carrier protein 2-like, whose amino-acid sequence MSQGTKSNFQPVYVVGVGMTKFLRPGTNKLDYPQLVKEAVVAALSDCRVSYDTIQQATVGYVYGDSTCGQRSLYELGMTGIPIYNVNNNCSTGSTALMLAYQFIKGGINDCVLAVGFEKMERGSLTSKFRDRVSPLEKHMKLLSNNHPIVAAPMSAQMFGAAGQEHMMKYGTTKEHFAKIAQKNHKHSVHNQNSQSNREYSLQEILDSPVVYGPLTRLQCCPTSNGAAAAVVVSKRFVEEHHLQSQAVEIVGMEMATDPTSSLSENSCIKMVGFDMTRNAAQRLYAKTSIKPQDVDVIELHDCFSTNELITYEALGLCEIGKGAELVDANDNTYGGKYVINPSGGLISKGHPLGATGLAQCAELCWQLRGAAGLRQVAGARLGLQHNIGLGGAAVVALYKHGFPELSRYKSKL is encoded by the exons ATGTCACAAGGCACCAAAAGCAACTTTCAACCAGTTTATGTAGTTGGTGTGGGAATGACTAAATTCCTGAGGCCAGGCACCAATAAGCTAGACTACCCGCAATTAGTAAAAGAAGCTGTTGTAGCTGCACTCAGCGATTGCAGAGTATCCTACGACACAATTCAACAGGCAACTGTAGGTTACGTTTATGGCGACTCTACATGTGGACAAAGGTCTCTCTATGAATTGGGAATGACAGGAATACCAATTTATAATGTGAATAATAATTGTTCTACTGGTTCCACAGCCCTTATGCTGGCATATCAGTTCATCAAAGGGGGTATTAATGACTGCGTCCTTGCAGTTGGATTTGAAAAAATGGAAAGAGGCTCATTGACATCCAAATTTCGGGATCGTGTCAGTCCTCTGGAAAAACACATGAAG ttgCTTTCAAATAATCATCCCATAGTGGCAGCTCCAATGTCTGCTCAAATGTTTGGAGCTGCAGGACAGGAACACATGATGAAATATGGAACAACTAAAGAACACTTTGCCAAAATAGCCCAGAAGAATCATAAGCATTCGGTGCACAATCAAAATTCTCAATCAAATCGTGAATATTCATTGCAAGAGATATTAGATTCACCAGTTGTTTATGGACCTCTCACTCGATTACAGTGCTGTCCCACATCAAATGGTGCAGCAGCTGCTGTGGTTGTATCCAAACGTTTTGTTGAAGAACACCATTTACAAAGCCAAGCTGTGGAAATTGTTGGTATGGAAATGGCTACAGATCCAACATCAAGTTTATCAGAAAACAGCTGTATCAAAATGGTTGGTTTTGATATGACAAGAAATGCAGCCCAACGACTATATGCCAAAACATCAATAAAACCACAAGATGTGGATGTCATAGAATTGCATGACTGTTTCTCAACCAATGAACTTATTACATATGAAGCATTAGGACTCTGTGAAATTGGTAAAGGAGCAGAACTAGTGGATGCTAATGATAATACTTATGGAGGGAAATATGTGATTAATCCCAGTGGGGGATTAATTTCAAAAGGACATCCATTGGGTGCGACAGGTTTGGCTCAATGTGCTGAGCTCTGTTGGCAACTTAGAGGTGCAGCTGGGCTAAGACAAGTAGCTGGTGCTCGACTTGGTCTTCAACACAACATTGGATTGGGTGGTGCAGCTGTTGTGGCACTATACAAACATGGTTTCCCAGAGCTTTCACGATATAAATCTAAGTTGTGA